Proteins from a genomic interval of Halopseudomonas litoralis:
- a CDS encoding mechanosensitive ion channel family protein — translation MESQYNDVINWLEDYPQLYTLIALTALILGAWIANWIVKRILIRGLMHLLRATPVGHDQALHNSNVISRLANIVPALILSIGIGLIPGLSDTLVTIVRNVCGAFIILTVALAIASALTLVNTVYERRPKARMKPIKGYIQVVNIVVYSIATILIIATLIDRSPLILLSGLGAMAAVLMLIFQDTLLSLVASVQISSNDIVRVGDWVEMPALSADGDVIDISLHTVKVQNWDKTITTIPTKRLISDPFKNWRGMQESGGRRIMRSIMLDQQSVHFLDDDECRHLHRFRLLDDYLNDKQADIDEWNKQLEQQGQEPVNTRRITNIGTFRAYVDRYLRSHSGIHQNMTLMVRQLSPTADGLPMQLYCFTNTVAWSEYEGIQGDIFDHLLAILPEFGLRVFQHPSGNDLRQINLPRHAESEAGVSSLG, via the coding sequence ATGGAATCGCAATACAACGATGTCATCAACTGGCTGGAGGATTATCCCCAGCTGTATACACTGATAGCGCTCACAGCATTGATACTGGGCGCCTGGATCGCTAACTGGATCGTCAAGCGCATCCTGATTCGCGGACTCATGCACCTGCTGCGTGCCACCCCGGTCGGCCATGATCAGGCATTGCATAACTCCAATGTCATTTCCCGGCTGGCCAATATCGTCCCAGCGCTGATCCTGTCTATCGGTATCGGGTTGATTCCCGGCCTGTCAGACACCTTGGTCACCATAGTGCGCAACGTCTGCGGCGCGTTCATCATTCTCACGGTGGCGCTGGCCATTGCCAGCGCATTGACTCTGGTCAACACCGTTTACGAACGCCGCCCGAAAGCTCGCATGAAGCCCATCAAGGGTTACATTCAAGTGGTCAACATCGTGGTCTATTCGATTGCCACCATTCTGATCATTGCCACCCTGATCGACCGCTCGCCCTTGATACTGCTCTCGGGTCTGGGTGCCATGGCCGCCGTGCTCATGTTGATTTTCCAGGACACCCTGCTGTCGTTGGTCGCCAGCGTCCAGATCAGCTCCAACGATATCGTACGTGTCGGCGACTGGGTGGAAATGCCCGCACTGAGCGCTGATGGCGATGTCATCGATATCTCGCTGCACACCGTCAAGGTGCAGAATTGGGACAAGACCATCACCACCATTCCCACCAAGCGGCTGATCAGCGATCCTTTCAAGAACTGGCGCGGCATGCAGGAGTCCGGGGGGCGGCGGATAATGCGTAGCATCATGCTTGATCAGCAGAGCGTGCATTTTCTCGACGATGATGAATGCCGACACCTGCACCGCTTTCGCCTGCTGGATGACTACCTGAACGATAAACAAGCCGATATCGATGAGTGGAACAAGCAGCTGGAGCAACAGGGGCAGGAGCCGGTAAACACTCGCAGAATCACCAACATCGGCACTTTCCGCGCCTATGTGGATCGCTATCTGCGCAGTCATTCAGGCATTCATCAGAATATGACACTGATGGTCCGTCAGCTCAGCCCGACTGCTGATGGCCTGCCAATGCAGCTGTACTGTTTCACCAACACAGTGGCCTGGTCCGAATATGAAGGTATCCAAGGGGACATATTCGATCACCTGCTGGCAATCCTGCCGGAATTCGGACTGCGGGTATTCCAA